A segment of the Trifolium pratense cultivar HEN17-A07 linkage group LG7, ARS_RC_1.1, whole genome shotgun sequence genome:
gaatattgggaaaatatatttgatataactcttcatcccttataaattatattgagccaataattagggacttgtttatagcccagaaggctaattttcaagtgatgaattaattttcccaatattagggggagggaataagcagctaaaaatatgaaccagaagttcaaatgaatcacttgaaataaattattattattatctcatcttgatcctcatataaaatagcttgaaccaaatgttcaaaagataattcatttgcaaagtttatgaaatcaatcaatagctgctaatgctccgataaaaatgaatgtccctgtcggacaatctaatattgcaaatgattcttaaccacacttgaagcatggtaagcaaatcggtttcaaggataaattcctcaaataagataaggagctaaaaaaaaaaatgacccaagtgaggatatgaaaatcaCAAAAGagcatttgacataattgatttttcagttccagaagaacttattaggtacctaaaatttatgaaaataaagagatctcaataaattatgtcatgaatggaatacgatgaaaccgagatgaagtcaacgttgacaatatttttgcacataataaagcgctatatatgtgataaatgataatgaggatcataaatcaaagtctattaaggattatagacaataaaatgattgactaaatagatagacgcaattgatacaaaattaaactagctttgaaaagcgaaatgtttttggacccgtagtccatttcatctgcagatgaaaataattcgatatgaataacttttcaagagaaaaataatggaaataaaatatttagagtttgagttcttattcaagtatattgataaatgtctatcattgattttcaagaagcatattcacctgaagtgaattcaaaaaattaattaagttgagtagcatctgaaatactcaattcatgtgaaatatgtgttttaacgtattttactggctcacttgataatgatgatccctgaaagatttagttatatttgacaatgaattatttatatccgaggcttatattaatgataaaatatcatatagactcccgaagagcttatgagatattctcatttaaatttataatttaaataagattatatagcaaaagtattaaaacagtttgacattgacaaatctaatttgttgtatactaaaaatggttgcaatgtcatttgatgtgtcatgcctcaagaaaatgatgaacaatttgaattggtcctgaagtaccatatcttaattcaattaagctcactaatatatttgctataatttcgtagtattttatttttgcctattcgtccaacccaaatattgaagtaaagcaaaacatagaattatttatactttaaagaaacaacaatatcatccaatcatgtgaagattttagcactacatcaagcaagctgagaagatgtttttgttgaggattgtaattcaacacatacaagaaattcgttgttttattacaaaatgatggttcctgcaacaactcaacataaagataatatcagacgcagtgctaatttagagaagagtataataaagaagatatgacagaattttctacagagtcaacttttagtaaaactttggagcagctagtacagaagattatttgattttttcatctcatgtataataattgtctttatgagggggagatataaatatgttctgcactctttttcccttcaccgtggttttgtcccactgggttttcctggtaaggtttttaatgaggcagttcacacacaaatgatgatgtactctttttccttcactagggtttttttttttttttttttttttttagagaaagaatatccttcatggacattcaagggggagtgttatgaataatatgtaatgaatgtccattattatgtaggttttcttgtcccctaattgtgtcctataaataggacccctttgttacaatgtaatacacaccttgaagagaatatacaaactctaatctttctctcttctctccttcatctctattCTTCTATATTCTTAGTTATGTTTAGATTAGTTTCATAACAGATATAAAGTTATTTTGTTGTAATAGCATACGGTGAATAGTGAGGAactaattttaagttttaatttaacCATCAACATGAAAGAAGGTTCTTCCAATTCCATAATTTCATTATAGTTCCTCCATCTCCTTATCCCCCATTCGCAAAAATCCCCAATTCGATTTAGATCTATATTCTAGGGTTTCCATTTCATTCTTTTTCATTATTCACCAAATCGTTCCATCAAGATGCAGTTCAAATCAACACAATCCTCATTTCGAGATCGTACACATGATTTCCACACCGTTGCAGAgagattgaagaaatcactatcatcatcatcatcaggaTCAGGTCCAAATGGACCTAGCAGTAGTTCTCCTtatccttcttcttcttctccttcttcttcttcttccagaTCGGAGGATCCACGATCTGCCGTTGCAATTCAATCAGAATTTAATCGGAGAGCTTCCAAGATTGGTTTCGGAATTCATCAAACCTCTCAGAAACTTTCCAAGCTAGCCAAATGTAATCaatcttcaattcattcaattCGTACATTTCACTATTCAATTATTATTCATGTATTGTTAATGCtgattaattacttttttaattcgtctttttatttttttagtggcGAAAAGGACTTCGGTTTTTGATGATCCAACTATGGAAATTCAAGAATTAACAAGTGTTATTAAGCAAGATATTACTGCACTTAACTCTGCGGTTGTGGATCTTCAATTAGTCAGCAATTCAAGAAATGAGAGTGGAAATGTTTCTACCGACACAACTAGCCATTCAACTACCGTTGTCGATGATCTAAAGACTCGATTGATGAGTACTACCAAAGAGTTTAAAG
Coding sequences within it:
- the LOC123893540 gene encoding syntaxin-32-like isoform X4, with the translated sequence MQFKSTQSSFRDRTHDFHTVAERLKKSLSSSSSGSGPNGPSSSSPYPSSSSPSSSSSRSEDPRSAVAIQSEFNRRASKIGFGIHQTSQKLSKLAKLAKRTSVFDDPTMEIQELTSVIKQDITALNSAVVDLQLVSNSRNESGNVSTDTTSHSTTVVDDLKTRLMSTTKEFKDVLTMRTENLKVHENRRQLFSANASKDSANPFIRQRPLATKSAASSSNAPAPPWASGFFREQ
- the LOC123893540 gene encoding syntaxin-32-like isoform X1, whose product is MQFKSTQSSFRDRTHDFHTVAERLKKSLSSSSSGSGPNGPSSSSPYPSSSSPSSSSSRSEDPRSAVAIQSEFNRRASKIGFGIHQTSQKLSKLAKLAKRTSVFDDPTMEIQELTSVIKQDITALNSAVVDLQLVSNSRNESGNVSTDTTSHSTTVVDDLKTRLMSTTKEFKDVLTMRTENLKVHENRRQLFSANASKDSANPFIRQRPLATKSAASSSNAPAPPWASGFQTKMEQIEGYFRILEGFKSNQGGLKSNFHPNRG
- the LOC123893540 gene encoding syntaxin-32-like isoform X5, producing the protein MQFKSTQSSFRDRTHDFHTVAERLKKSLSSSSSGSGPNGPSSSSPYPSSSSPSSSSSRSEDPRSAVAIQSEFNRRASKIGFGIHQTSQKLSKLAKLAKRTSVFDDPTMEIQELTSVIKQDITALNSAVVDLQLVSNSRNESGNVSTDTTSHSTTVVDDLKTRLMSTTKEFKDVLTMRTENLKVHENRRQLFSANASKDSANPFIRQRPLATKSAASSSNAPAPPWASGNCS
- the LOC123893540 gene encoding syntaxin-32-like isoform X3; translation: MQFKSTQSSFRDRTHDFHTVAERLKKSLSSSSSGSGPNGPSSSSPYPSSSSPSSSSSRSEDPRSAVAIQSEFNRRASKIGFGIHQTSQKLSKLAKLAKRTSVFDDPTMEIQELTSVIKQDITALNSAVVDLQLVSNSRNESGNVSTDTTSHSTTVVDDLKTRLMSTTKEFKDVLTMRTENLKVHENRRQLFSANASKDSANPFIRQRPLATKSAASSSNAPAPPWASGTDRRIRWNLIIRN
- the LOC123893540 gene encoding syntaxin-32-like isoform X6, which produces MQFKSTQSSFRDRTHDFHTVAERLKKSLSSSSSGSGPNGPSSSSPYPSSSSPSSSSSRSEDPRSAVAIQSEFNRRASKIGFGIHQTSQKLSKLAKLAKRTSVFDDPTMEIQELTSVIKQDITALNSAVVDLQLVSNSRNESGNVSTDTTSHSTTVVDDLKTRLMSTTKEFKDVLTMRTENLKVHENRRQLFSANASKDSANPFIRQRPLATKSAASSSNAPAPPWASGLL